ACGCCCTCGATCGCACTCATGGAGTCGGAGGGTAGTTCACCGGCAGACGGTCGCGGGGACCGCGTGCCGCCGACCATCTCCCGGTGGACTACCCGCCACTTCCCGGTGGACTACCCCCAGCCGGTCTGGAAGATCGTCGCCGCCCGTGGTGTTGTGGCAGGCATGGCACTGACTGGCACCTATGTCCCGAGCACGTCCGAGTGGGTCCGCAACCAGGTCGAGGAGTACGAGGCGACCGACGGCGCGAGGTCGGGCACGCTCCCCGACACCGACTACCCGATCGTCGTCGTCACGTCCGTCGGTGCGAGGTCGGGCCACCTCCGCAAGAACCCGGTGATGCGGGTCGAGCGCGACGGGGCCTACCTCGCGGTGGCGTCCAAGGGCGGCGCCCCGGAGAACCCGGAGTGGTACCACAACTTCGTCGCCCACCCCGAGGTCGAGCTCCAGGACGGCGCGGAGAAGCACGCCTACCGCGTGCGCGAGCTCGAGGGCGCGGAGCGCGAGGACTGGTGGCAGCACGCCGTGGCGACGTGGCCGACCTACGCGTCGTACGCCGAGAAGACCGACCGCCTGATCCCGCTCTTCCTGCTCGAGCGCGCCTGACCTCAGCCCGCGGGCTGGTCCGCGTCGATCTCGTCTACGACGGCCTCCTCGTCGGGGTCCTCGGCGTGGACGATCGCCTCGGCGTCGGGATCGACGTGGGCCGGCGCCTCGGGCTCGAACGGGTCGGCCGGCTGCTCGATCTCGTCGTCGTGGAAGGCCTCGTGCTGCGTCTCGTCGGTTGCCACTGGACTCACCTCTCCTCGGGACCCGGGACGTACCCGTCACGCGTGCGTTCCATGTGCGACCGCCCGACCCGCCTCAGGCGCGGCTGATCGTCATCGCCAGCCCGAGCAGGTGCTCGAGCCGCGCGAGCTCGGAGTCGAGGAACTCCGGACCCCCGCGCCGACCCATGGCAATGAGGTCGTCGCCGAAGGGCGCCGCGCACTCGACGTAGGTGTCGTCGCCGGGCAGGCGGGTGGGGGAAGTGAGGTGGCCGATGTCGAACTCGCTCGGCGCGGCGTCGGTCGCGTGCACCACCGAGAGCCCAGCGTCGCCGCGACGCACGCGTGCCGCCCAGTCGACGCGGAACGTGATCGGCAGCAGGTCGACCACCCGGTCCCGCGCCGAGCCGGGGTCCTCGGTGAGCGCCTCGACGACCTCGAGGTCCAGGAAGAGGTTGCCGCCCGCGGCGTAGCGGTTGATCCAGAGCACGCTCACCCCGTCGAGCACGCTGCACGCGGACACGATCGAGTCGGGCATCGTGCCGGGCGGGATCTCGAGCAGGACGTCGTCGACGGCGTAGCCGTCGCGCTTCTCGACGATCTCGATCGCCTCGATGTCGCCGCCGGCCTCACCGATCGCGCTCGCGACGCGGCCCAGCGACCCCGGGACGTCGGGGAGCTCGACACGGATGAGGTAGGGCATGGGCCGAGGCTATCGGGCCGACGTGTCGGCCAGGTTTCCGTCATCCGACAGCCGGGCACGCAGCCCGCTCGCGCGCAGCGCCTGCCGGGCGATGGCCGCGCGGACCGCCGACTCCGAGCCGATGACGCGCACCCGTCGCTGCGCGCGGGTGACCGCGGTGTAGAACAGCTCGCGCGTCAGCAGCCGCGACTCCTCGTCGGGCAGCAGCACCGTGACCTCGTCGGCCTGGCTGCCCTGCGACTTGTGGATCGTCATCGCGTGCATGGTCTCCACGTCGCCGAGGCGGGAGGGGGCCAGCTCGAGGAACCCGACCCCCGTCGCGATGGCCGCGCGCGGCCCGGACGGGCTGGCCACGACGACACCGGTGTCGCCGTTGTAGACGCCGAGCGTGTAGTCGTTGGACGAGACCAGGAGCGGCCGCCCGAGGTAGGCCGCATCGTGCACGGGCTCGCCGGTCTCGGCGGTGAACCACTGCTCGATGCGCCTGTTCCAGTGGCGTACGCCGAACGGGCCGTCGCGGTGCGCGCACAGCAGTCGGTGCCGATCGAGCGCCTCCAGGGCCCGCTGGGCGTCACCGGCCACCGCGGCGTCGTGCACGGCGAGGGCGTGCGGCAGCACCGAGGAGCGGATCGCGCGGGCCGGGTCGCCGTCGCGCACCCACTCGACCGCCTCGCCACCGGCGCGCAGGGCCGCGACCGTCCGGTCGGCGTCGCCGAGGCGCAGCGCCTCGGCGAGCTCGCCGATCTCGGCGCCGTAGCGGTGCGCTGTGCGCAGCGCCGCGACCGGGCTGTCGGGGCGGTGCTCGTAGCCGCGGACGAGGTCGGTGAGGACGGCACCGGCGTCGACCGAGCTGAGCTGGTCGGGGTCGCCCACCAGCACCAGGCGGGCCTCGGGCCGGACCGCCTCGAGCAGGCGCGCCATCATCGTCAACGACACCATCGACGCCTCGTCGACCACGACGAGGTCGTGGGGCAGGCGGTTGCCGCGGTGGTGGCGGAAGCGGGTGCTGTTGCCGGGGTGCTGGCGCAGCAGGCGGTGCAGCGTCATCGCCGACACGTCGGCCAGGCGGCTCTGGTCGGCCGGCCCGAAGCGGGCGACGGACGACCGCACCGACTGCTCGAGCCGCGCGGCGGCCTTGCCGGTCGGCGCGGCCAGCGCGATGCGCAGCCGCTCGCCCCGGGCCTCGGCCTGCTCGACGAGGACGGCCAGCAGGCCCGCGACGGCCGTCGTCTTGCCGGTGCCGGGGCCGCCGGTGACCACGGTGGTGGCCTGCGTGGCCGCCCGCCGGCAGGCCTCGCGCTGCTCGTCGGACTCCGCGGTGGGGAAGACCCGCACCAGCGACTGCTCCAGCAGCCCCGTGTCGACGGCGTGGGCCACCCGCCCGCGCTCGCGCAGGTCGCCCAGCACCTGGGTCTCCTGCTCGTGGTAGCGGTCGAGGTAGACCAGCCCGTGGTCCAGGCGCACCACCCCGGCCGCCGGCAGCGGGCTCGCCGACACGGCCGCGGACCACCGCTCCGGCGTCGGCCACGGCAGCCCGAGGTCCGCGAGGGAGGCCGGCACGGCCGCCAGGTCGAGGCAGACCGAGCCGTGGCGCACGGCCCGCACGGCGAGGGCGACCGCGAGCAGAACGGACTCGTCCGACTCGCCGGCGAGCCGGCCGAGCGTCGAGGCGACGTGGACGTCGGCCGACGTGAGCACCCCGGCGGCGTTGAAGGTGTGCAGCAGCCCGTGGGCCGCGAGCGCCAGGTCGCGGTCGTGCGCGTCGACCGGCTCGAAGACCTCGCTCATCTCCTCACCACCCCGTCGAGCAGGTCGGAGAGCTCCTCCACGAGCGGCACGGGCGGGCGCCACGAGAAGACACCGCACGGCATGCCGTCGACCACCGGGGTGCCGGGGCCGCACATGCCGCGGAGGTAGAGGTAGAGCACCCCGCCGAGGTGGGTCGCGGGGTCGTAGTCGGGCAGTCGCCAGCGCAGGAACCGGTGGAGCACCACGGTGTAGAGGAGCGCCTGGAGCGGGTAGTCGGAGTGGGCCATCGCCTCGTCGAGCACCTCGGGGCGGTAGTCGTGGGCCGTCAGCGGCTGGTCCATCGGGCCGAGCCAGTTGGTCTTGTAGTCGACGGTGAGGAAGCGCTGGGCGCCGCCGACGTCGACGCGCAGCACCACGTCGATCGAGCCGGTGAGGTAGCCGCGCAGCGACTGGGACGCGAGCTCGGGGTCAGCGTCGAGTGCGTCGGCGTAGACCCGCACCGCGTCGCCCTCGGGCAGGTGCCGGCGCAGCAGCGGAACGAGGTCGCCCAGGCGTACGTCGACGGGCGTGGCCACCGTGTCGCCGCCGGCCAGCGGGACCTCGAAGTCGAGCTCGCGCAGCCGGTCGGGCAGGCCCAGGGAGAGCAGCGTGCGGTCGGCGGCGAGCGGTCCGAGCGGGCTCGAGCACACCGCGACGAGCGCGTCGGTGAGCGCGACCGGGTCGAGGTCGACCGGCCACCAGACCAGCTGCTCGCGCACGTGCCCCAGCAGCTCGGCGTGGAAGTCGTCGGCGCCCGGGTCGGCGTGCTCGAGCACCGCGTGGACCAGGGAGCCGAAGGTGGCACCGACGGGCAGGGCCGCCATCGGCGACGGCACCGCGGCGGCCGCGAGGTCTCCCTCGGCCGCGCCGTCGAGCTCTTCGGGGGAGACCTCCGCGTCGGCGCTCGCCTCCAGCTCGGCCTCCATCTCGGGCTCCGACAGCGCGGCGGCGGCGTGGGCGGCGCTAGTGGCGGAGAGCGAGGAGTAGGACGTACGGCGCCAGGTGGTGTCGACCTCGCGGCTGAACGACCGGACGGCCAAGCGCTCGGTCGAGCCCTGGAGCGGGGTCGGGTCGGGCGGGGTGAGGGTGGCCAGCTCGACGCTCGGCCCGCCCTCCTGCGCCCAGGCCGCCAGGATGGTCATCAGCCGGTCCTCGTCGACCAGCGCCTGGCTGTCGGGCACCGGGGCCGTCCCCGGGCGGCGTCCCAGGAGCATCCGGTGCAGGGGGGAGTCGGGGGTGTTGCGGTCAGCGGCGGCGTACCACGCCACGACCTGCGACTGGGCGCGCGTCATCGCGACGTAGAGCAGGCGCAGCGACTCGCCCGCGTCCTCGCGCCAGTGGCGGCGCACCGCGTCACGGTGGAACGCGCTCGCACCGCCGACGTCGCGGCACCGGCGCCCGGCGTCGTCGTGGAAGAGCGGCACGGCCGGGTCGCGGCCGGTGAAGCGGTTCCACAGGGTGGGGAGGTAGACGACGGGCCACTGCAGCCCCTTGCTGCTGTGGATGGTCACGAGCTGGACCGCGGCGGCGTCGGAGTCGAGGCGCCGGGTGCGCTCGGAGGCGACCTCGAGCTTGTCGTCGGCGACCTGCTCGCGCAGCCAGGCGAGCAGGCCGACCAGCCCGACCCGCTGCTCGGTGGACACCCGCAGCAGGGACTCCCCGATGTGGCGCAGGTCGGTCAGCGTGCGCTCGCCGCCCACGCGTGCCAGGACCCGGGCCGTCAACCCCTCGACCGCGGCCACCTCCACCACCGCGGCGACCCCGCGCCGGGTGAAGACGTCGGCCAGGGTGCGGACGCGGGCGGCGAGCTGGTCGGTCAGCCGGTCGCCGCCGGCGTCGAGCGAGACCGCGTCGTGGCCGAAGAACGACGTGAGCGCGGCGGCGCGCACCCGGTCGGCACGGTGCGGCTGCTCCATCGCCTCGAGCAGCGTGAGCCACTCGCCCGCGGCGGGCGTGTGGAAGACCGAACCGCCGGCGTTGACCACCGACGGCACCCCGACGTCGGCGAGGGCCGCCTGGACCGCCTCGAGCTCGTTGCGCCGGGCGGCCAGCACGGCGATGTCGCCCGGCCTGAGGTCCCGGCCCTCGAAGCGGGCGCCGGCGTCGATGAGTCGCTTGATGTCGTGGGCGGTGTCGGTGACGACGTGGTCGCGCCACAGCGCCACCGGCGGCCTCGAGCGCGGGCCCTTGCCGAGCTCGGCACGACGGACCACCCGGAGGCGGAAGGGAGCCCCGGCCCCCTCGAGGCGCGAGTGGGCCAGGTGCGCCTCGACCGGATGGACGACGATGCGCTCGTCGCCGAGCTGGGCGCCCCGGAGCACCGCCTGGACGGCGTCGAGCAGCGGGCGGTCGGAGCGCCAGTTGACGCCGAGCGTCTGGGTCGTGGTCGCCGTGTCGGCGGCCTGGAGGTAGGTCACGACGTCGCCGCCGCGGAAGGCGTAGATCGCCTGCTTGGGGTCGCCGATCAGCACCATCGTCGTGGTCTCGGCGAAGGCACGCCGGAAGACCTGCCACTGCACCGGGTCGGTGTCCTGGAACTCGTCGATCAGCACGAACTTCCACCGGTGCTGCATCCGGCGCCGCGCCGCCGCGTGCGTGTCCTCCAGGGCGTCGGCCAGCTGGCTCAGCAGGTCGTCGTAGCTCAGCACGCCGAGGCGGCGCTTGCGGCGCTCCACCTCCTCCAGCACGTCGCACGCGAAACGGACCCGCATCGCGGCCGAGGAGTCGGGCGACTCGGTGAGCACGGCGGCCGGCTCGACCACGGCTCGGGGGTCGCCGATGACATGGCGTGCGAGCTCCAGCGCGTCGGCGCGGCTCCACGGCGGGCGCGCCTCGGAGCCGAAGCGGGCGAGGTAGAGGTCGTCGACGACCTCGGTGGTGAGCTGCTCGAGGTCCTCCACCAGCGTGGCCGAGGCGTCGGTGTCGCCCGCGACGCCGAGGCTGCGGAGCACCAGCTGGCAGAACTGGTGGATCGTGGCGATGGTGGCCGCGTCGAAGGACACCAGCGCCTGCGTCAGGCGGTCGTGGCGAGCCTCCCGCGCGGTCGTGTCGGCGTCGAGCAGCCACGTGTGCAGCCGGTTGGCCGGCTCGGGTGCGCAGGTGCCGGTGAGCAGCTGCACGGCCTCGTCGAGCTGGCGGCGTACGCGCTCGCGGAGCTCCTGGCTGGCGGCGCGGGTGAAGGTGACGACCAGCATCTCGTCGAGGCGTACGTCGCCGGACGCGATGTGCTTGGCCACCAGTGCGGCGATCGTCCACGTCTTGCCGGTGCCCGCGCTCGCCTCGAGCAGGGTGGTGCCGGGGTGGAGGTCCGCGGTGATGTCGAAGGTCTGGACCGGCACGTGGGTCGGAGTGGTGCTCACAGGCCCCTCACCTGCTCGTGGCCGCCGTCGATCAGCGGCGCCCAGAGGGCCCAGGCGTAGTGGCCGAGCCGGTGCGGTCCGTCCTCGCCCGTGCGCGGTGCGGTGGTGAGGAGGGAGTAGTCGGCGTGCTCGCCGAAGGCGCGGACGTGCCAGGCGTCGGCGTCCTCCTTGGGGAAGCCGGCGTCGTTGAAGCGCGGCGTCTCCCACTCTGCGCGCGCCCGGACGTCGGGGTCGCCGTCGCTGCCCGCGAGCATCCTGCGGTGCTCCTCGGCCCATGCCAGCGAGGTCTTCACCGGGAGCGGGAGCGGCTCGCGCTGGCCGGCGTCGTAGAGGGCGACGAGGCCGCGCAGCCACTCCTGGGCCTCGTGCTGGGCGAGCGGGCCGATGAGCTGCACCTGGCCGCCGGAGCGGTGCTTGCCGATGGTGTGGACGGTCCAGTTCTCGTCGGGGGCCCCGGCCGCGAGCGCGAGGGCGTCGATCCACGCGGCCAGGCGGTGCTTGGCGGCGAGGTTGGAGAAGGACACCGACACCACGTTGTTGCCCCACACGTCGCCCACCGTGCCGGAGAGGCGGCGTCCGCCCCCCAGGTCGACGTCGACGTCGAGGGTGCGGTGGGGTCCGCGCCGCAGCTCGAGCGCCTTCATCACCAGGGGGCGGACCACCTCGATGATGTCGTCGAGGACGCCCTCCCCGAGCGGCCCGGGTGGGAGCTGACCGGAGACCTTGAGCGCCTCGCCCACGGCCAGGGCGTCGGCACCGCCGAGCACCTCGGAGGCCAGGTGGTCGCCGACCCCCCACTTCTCCAGCGCGTCGAGCGTGATCGGGATGGCGTCCTTGACGACGTCGGCGTCGTAGGGGCGCGCGATCCGCAGCCGGCGGAAGAACCCGCGCACGGGATGGGCGAAGAAGTCGTGGAGGTCGGCGAGCGAGACGTCCTCGGCCGTGCCGGCGGCCGGCAGGGCGTGCGGCACCAGGACACCCACGGGGCGGCGCTCGTCGCGGGCCGCGCTCGCACCTGCGAGGGCGAAGCGGTCGAAGGTGAAGGGCCCGCCCCCGCGCAGCGCACCGGCGACGAAGTTGTCCTCGTCGAAGGGCTGGAGCGGGTGCTGGGTCAGCACGTGGTCGCGCACGGGCGTCGCGGCGGTGCGGTTGAGGGCGTCGAGCAGCTCGCCGAGCGGCACTGCGGGCGGGCGCTCCGCCCCGGTGTGCTCGCCGCGGCCGGTGTAGGTGATGACGAGCTTGTCGGTGGCCGCGACGATCGCGTCGAGGAAGAGCTGGCGGTCCTCGGCGCGCAGGTCGCGCTCGCCGGTGCGCGGTCGGCGCGCGAGCACGTCGTCGCCGTCGACGGTGGACACCCGGGGGAAGACGCCGTCGTCGAGACCGACCAGGCACACCACCCGGTGCGGCACCGAGCGCATCGGGACCATCGTGCAGACGGTCAGCGTGCCGGTGCGGAAGTTGGCGCGCGTCGGACGTCCGCGCAACCGCTGCTGGAGCAGGGCTCGTACGTCGGCCTGCCGCAGCCGGGTGCCCGTGCCCTCCGCGCCCGCGGCGATGCGTGCGACCTCGCGGTCGAACTGCGCCACCTGCCACACCTCGGCCAGCGGCGTCGAGGTGAGGTGGTGCACCGCCTCGCCCAGGGCCGTGGTCCAGTCGGTGACGGTCGTCGCCTGCTCGGCCCGTGTGACGAAGGTGTGGAGGCGCTCGACGAGCTCGGCGAAGCGTCCGACCAGGTCGAGGTCGCCGTCG
This sequence is a window from Nocardioides sp. S5. Protein-coding genes within it:
- a CDS encoding nitroreductase family deazaflavin-dependent oxidoreductase, translated to MALTGTYVPSTSEWVRNQVEEYEATDGARSGTLPDTDYPIVVVTSVGARSGHLRKNPVMRVERDGAYLAVASKGGAPENPEWYHNFVAHPEVELQDGAEKHAYRVRELEGAEREDWWQHAVATWPTYASYAEKTDRLIPLFLLERA
- a CDS encoding ACT domain-containing protein; its protein translation is MPYLIRVELPDVPGSLGRVASAIGEAGGDIEAIEIVEKRDGYAVDDVLLEIPPGTMPDSIVSACSVLDGVSVLWINRYAAGGNLFLDLEVVEALTEDPGSARDRVVDLLPITFRVDWAARVRRGDAGLSVVHATDAAPSEFDIGHLTSPTRLPGDDTYVECAAPFGDDLIAMGRRGGPEFLDSELARLEHLLGLAMTISRA
- the recD gene encoding exodeoxyribonuclease V subunit alpha, which gives rise to MSEVFEPVDAHDRDLALAAHGLLHTFNAAGVLTSADVHVASTLGRLAGESDESVLLAVALAVRAVRHGSVCLDLAAVPASLADLGLPWPTPERWSAAVSASPLPAAGVVRLDHGLVYLDRYHEQETQVLGDLRERGRVAHAVDTGLLEQSLVRVFPTAESDEQREACRRAATQATTVVTGGPGTGKTTAVAGLLAVLVEQAEARGERLRIALAAPTGKAAARLEQSVRSSVARFGPADQSRLADVSAMTLHRLLRQHPGNSTRFRHHRGNRLPHDLVVVDEASMVSLTMMARLLEAVRPEARLVLVGDPDQLSSVDAGAVLTDLVRGYEHRPDSPVAALRTAHRYGAEIGELAEALRLGDADRTVAALRAGGEAVEWVRDGDPARAIRSSVLPHALAVHDAAVAGDAQRALEALDRHRLLCAHRDGPFGVRHWNRRIEQWFTAETGEPVHDAAYLGRPLLVSSNDYTLGVYNGDTGVVVASPSGPRAAIATGVGFLELAPSRLGDVETMHAMTIHKSQGSQADEVTVLLPDEESRLLTRELFYTAVTRAQRRVRVIGSESAVRAAIARQALRASGLRARLSDDGNLADTSAR
- a CDS encoding UvrD-helicase domain-containing protein, translating into MSTTPTHVPVQTFDITADLHPGTTLLEASAGTGKTWTIAALVAKHIASGDVRLDEMLVVTFTRAASQELRERVRRQLDEAVQLLTGTCAPEPANRLHTWLLDADTTAREARHDRLTQALVSFDAATIATIHQFCQLVLRSLGVAGDTDASATLVEDLEQLTTEVVDDLYLARFGSEARPPWSRADALELARHVIGDPRAVVEPAAVLTESPDSSAAMRVRFACDVLEEVERRKRRLGVLSYDDLLSQLADALEDTHAAARRRMQHRWKFVLIDEFQDTDPVQWQVFRRAFAETTTMVLIGDPKQAIYAFRGGDVVTYLQAADTATTTQTLGVNWRSDRPLLDAVQAVLRGAQLGDERIVVHPVEAHLAHSRLEGAGAPFRLRVVRRAELGKGPRSRPPVALWRDHVVTDTAHDIKRLIDAGARFEGRDLRPGDIAVLAARRNELEAVQAALADVGVPSVVNAGGSVFHTPAAGEWLTLLEAMEQPHRADRVRAAALTSFFGHDAVSLDAGGDRLTDQLAARVRTLADVFTRRGVAAVVEVAAVEGLTARVLARVGGERTLTDLRHIGESLLRVSTEQRVGLVGLLAWLREQVADDKLEVASERTRRLDSDAAAVQLVTIHSSKGLQWPVVYLPTLWNRFTGRDPAVPLFHDDAGRRCRDVGGASAFHRDAVRRHWREDAGESLRLLYVAMTRAQSQVVAWYAAADRNTPDSPLHRMLLGRRPGTAPVPDSQALVDEDRLMTILAAWAQEGGPSVELATLTPPDPTPLQGSTERLAVRSFSREVDTTWRRTSYSSLSATSAAHAAAALSEPEMEAELEASADAEVSPEELDGAAEGDLAAAAVPSPMAALPVGATFGSLVHAVLEHADPGADDFHAELLGHVREQLVWWPVDLDPVALTDALVAVCSSPLGPLAADRTLLSLGLPDRLRELDFEVPLAGGDTVATPVDVRLGDLVPLLRRHLPEGDAVRVYADALDADPELASQSLRGYLTGSIDVVLRVDVGGAQRFLTVDYKTNWLGPMDQPLTAHDYRPEVLDEAMAHSDYPLQALLYTVVLHRFLRWRLPDYDPATHLGGVLYLYLRGMCGPGTPVVDGMPCGVFSWRPPVPLVEELSDLLDGVVRR
- the recC gene encoding exodeoxyribonuclease V subunit gamma produces the protein MTLHLHTAERTDALADGLADLLVTPLPDPFAREVVVVPARGVERWLTQRLSHRLGTGPRGGDGVCAGVDFVTPHSLVSLLLDRDAEDPWSPDRLAWPLLSVIDDVMGTTGFEDLTAHLGGGDPDDDRSARRYAVARRLAGLFSSYAVQRPALLADWRAGGRSDGAGGVLDADLAWQAELWRRLLDAVGDPPPDVRHAETVARLRRGGDALDLPPRLSLFGHTRLPETEVALLKALGELREVHLWLPQASTELWESLAPTAREGQVPRAADDSAALVGHPLLGSLGRDARELRRTLGDLPTVPVGAPPVSAPTLLGWLQHDLRANSAPGPDERAGRTGTDDSVQVHACHGAARQIDVLREVLVGLLEDDPTLEPRDILVMVPDIETYAPLISASFGMADVAGEGAGHPGHRLRVRLADRSLAATNPLLALAAQLVELVRGRMTASQVLDVAGADPVRARFGLGDEELERIAHWVDVSGIRWGYDAEHRGAFGLAGLDANTWVAGMRRVLLGAAMSGLDHRQVAGTVPVDDVSDGDLDLVGRFAELVERLHTFVTRAEQATTVTDWTTALGEAVHHLTSTPLAEVWQVAQFDREVARIAAGAEGTGTRLRQADVRALLQQRLRGRPTRANFRTGTLTVCTMVPMRSVPHRVVCLVGLDDGVFPRVSTVDGDDVLARRPRTGERDLRAEDRQLFLDAIVAATDKLVITYTGRGEHTGAERPPAVPLGELLDALNRTAATPVRDHVLTQHPLQPFDEDNFVAGALRGGGPFTFDRFALAGASAARDERRPVGVLVPHALPAAGTAEDVSLADLHDFFAHPVRGFFRRLRIARPYDADVVKDAIPITLDALEKWGVGDHLASEVLGGADALAVGEALKVSGQLPPGPLGEGVLDDIIEVVRPLVMKALELRRGPHRTLDVDVDLGGGRRLSGTVGDVWGNNVVSVSFSNLAAKHRLAAWIDALALAAGAPDENWTVHTIGKHRSGGQVQLIGPLAQHEAQEWLRGLVALYDAGQREPLPLPVKTSLAWAEEHRRMLAGSDGDPDVRARAEWETPRFNDAGFPKEDADAWHVRAFGEHADYSLLTTAPRTGEDGPHRLGHYAWALWAPLIDGGHEQVRGL